The Microbacterium sp. LWO12-1.2 genome includes a window with the following:
- a CDS encoding 1,4-dihydroxy-2-naphthoate polyprenyltransferase — protein sequence MAASSKRKSSARTKSTPRTPSRTSGNPARRPIVEAGPVTVGDWIGAARLRTLPLAAAPVIIGSGAARSTGPEFHWVIALACLAVAVLLQIGVNFTNDYSDGIRGTDAVRVGPARLTASGRVKPRTVLIIGLSFFALAALVGLAIVVRTEQWWMLAVGAVCIVAAWFYTGGKRPYGYAGLGEVFVFVFFGLVATLGTTWVQVFQLPQQAWLGAVAAGLFACAVLLANNLRDIDQDREVGKRTLTVLIGRRATQVLFTLFMLVPFAIAVFLALVFPIAWIALLALLAGLPAVLIVWTYRQPRELVIALALTSLTSLLYAGALFWAFAG from the coding sequence GTGGCAGCATCGTCGAAGCGCAAGAGTTCTGCGCGCACCAAGAGCACCCCGCGTACCCCGAGTCGCACCAGCGGCAACCCGGCCCGACGCCCCATCGTCGAGGCCGGCCCGGTCACGGTGGGGGACTGGATCGGCGCTGCACGACTGCGCACGCTGCCGCTCGCCGCGGCTCCGGTCATCATCGGCTCCGGCGCGGCCCGCAGCACGGGCCCGGAGTTCCACTGGGTGATCGCGCTCGCGTGCCTGGCGGTCGCGGTGCTGCTGCAGATCGGCGTGAACTTCACGAACGACTACAGCGACGGCATCCGCGGCACCGACGCCGTGCGCGTCGGGCCGGCGCGCCTGACCGCTTCCGGGCGCGTGAAGCCCCGCACCGTGCTGATCATCGGGCTGAGCTTCTTCGCGCTCGCGGCTCTCGTCGGCCTCGCGATCGTCGTACGCACCGAGCAGTGGTGGATGCTGGCGGTCGGCGCCGTGTGCATCGTCGCCGCGTGGTTCTACACCGGCGGCAAGCGGCCCTATGGCTACGCGGGCCTCGGCGAGGTCTTCGTCTTCGTGTTCTTCGGCCTCGTCGCCACACTCGGCACCACCTGGGTGCAGGTGTTCCAGCTGCCGCAGCAGGCCTGGCTCGGGGCGGTCGCTGCCGGCCTGTTCGCCTGTGCCGTGCTGCTGGCCAACAACCTGCGCGACATCGATCAGGACCGCGAGGTCGGCAAGCGCACCCTGACCGTGCTGATCGGCCGCCGCGCGACCCAGGTGCTGTTCACGCTGTTCATGCTGGTGCCCTTCGCGATCGCTGTGTTCCTCGCGCTCGTGTTCCCGATCGCGTGGATCGCGCTGCTCGCGCTGCTCGCCGGACTGCCCGCGGTGCTGATCGTCTGGACGTACCGGCAGCCGCGCGAACTCGTGATCGCCCTCGCGCTGACCTCGCTGACGTCGCTGCTCTACGCCGGCGCACTGTTCTGGGCGTTCGCCGGCTGA
- a CDS encoding DUF4287 domain-containing protein produces the protein MSFQAYLDNIETKTGLTPRQFIELAKERGFDETTKATPIVAWLKEEYQLGQGHAMALVHVITKGPKIGDKHVGKPGAHGDKSDTLWLEGKDSNPDA, from the coding sequence ATGTCCTTCCAGGCTTACCTCGACAACATCGAGACCAAGACCGGCCTCACCCCGCGCCAGTTCATCGAACTCGCCAAGGAGAGGGGGTTCGACGAGACGACCAAGGCCACCCCCATCGTCGCGTGGCTGAAAGAGGAGTACCAGCTGGGCCAGGGCCACGCGATGGCACTGGTGCACGTCATCACCAAGGGGCCGAAGATCGGCGACAAGCACGTCGGCAAGCCCGGTGCGCACGGCGACAAGAGTGACACGCTCTGGCTCGAAGGCAAGGACTCCAACCCCGACGCGTGA
- a CDS encoding Lrp/AsnC family transcriptional regulator: MDDSVDRAIVAEIARDGRATLSQLSDAVGLSVSAVQSRLRRLETRGVITGYRAILDPELVGTPLSAFIEITPLDPAQPDNAPELLEHLDAIEACHSIAGDASYMLFVRVASPRALEELVRDIRTAASVSTRTTVVLQTYYEHRPILPLGTEDAIEG; encoded by the coding sequence GTGGATGATTCTGTCGACCGCGCGATCGTCGCGGAGATCGCTCGTGACGGACGCGCGACGCTCTCCCAGCTCTCGGATGCCGTCGGCCTCTCGGTGTCGGCCGTGCAGTCGCGGCTCCGGCGGCTCGAGACCCGCGGCGTGATCACCGGCTACCGAGCGATCCTCGACCCCGAGCTGGTGGGCACGCCCCTCTCCGCCTTCATCGAGATCACCCCGCTCGACCCCGCGCAGCCCGACAACGCCCCCGAGCTGCTGGAGCACCTCGACGCGATCGAGGCCTGCCACTCCATCGCCGGTGATGCCAGCTACATGCTCTTCGTGCGTGTGGCCTCGCCCCGCGCGCTGGAGGAACTCGTCCGCGACATCCGCACGGCGGCATCCGTCAGCACCCGTACGACCGTCGTGCTGCAGACCTACTATGAGCACCGGCCGATCCTGCCGCTGGGCACGGAGGACGCGATCGAGGGCTGA
- a CDS encoding DUF6421 family protein, with protein sequence MSIISAHSSAAQAIVGEPEVVEDGSLSLPDGSLSLSKGVENSPAWAQLKDAAIAIREFQIKDGSIPDAAHHATARDLVSAITGAIRALAPAFPHDAEYLAASIVDFDRWVASGFGVPDFLDSLVAFQPQQHRVDGIRHLVVFPMYTQNGSSDRLVEALIVETIWPEFIAALEAGDYGNKLFVSLRLVDFTPGYDTNSAVLFPETVAMREIPTFTWGAIFQDREAARYRRVTRAAAEITNLDLPERAAAMLDDQQVAEKTFVMWDIIHDRTHMRGDLPFDPFMIKQRMPFFLYSLEEMRCDMTAFRESVKIERALAARIAAGEVLTDTEQEMHDYAHLVQYAVIFDRIFRFSITGTRTRNYDAVGGQLLFAWLHQRGVLHWTDTALAFDWDNVPDAVVALGDAIDDLYWHSIDRPKVAHWLAAYELVRGTLTPHPASQWARGLSDEILAGAPKGYTDAVMDDEFPLSMFFETLDKKMKPVIESTVGIRGTDD encoded by the coding sequence ATGTCCATCATTTCCGCCCACAGCTCTGCTGCACAGGCCATCGTCGGCGAACCCGAGGTCGTCGAGGATGGGTCCCTGAGCCTCCCCGATGGGTCCCTGAGCCTGTCGAAGGGCGTGGAGAACTCCCCTGCTTGGGCCCAGCTCAAGGATGCCGCGATCGCGATCCGTGAGTTCCAGATCAAGGACGGCTCGATCCCGGATGCCGCGCACCACGCCACCGCGCGTGACCTCGTGAGCGCCATCACCGGAGCGATCCGCGCTCTCGCTCCTGCCTTCCCTCACGACGCGGAGTACCTGGCCGCCTCGATCGTCGACTTCGACCGCTGGGTCGCCTCGGGCTTCGGCGTGCCGGACTTCCTCGACTCGCTCGTGGCCTTCCAGCCGCAGCAGCACCGTGTCGACGGCATCCGCCACCTCGTCGTCTTCCCGATGTACACGCAGAACGGCTCGAGCGATCGCCTGGTCGAGGCGCTGATCGTGGAGACGATCTGGCCGGAGTTCATCGCTGCGCTCGAGGCCGGCGACTACGGCAACAAGCTGTTCGTCTCGCTGCGCCTGGTCGACTTCACGCCCGGCTACGACACCAACTCCGCCGTGCTGTTCCCCGAGACCGTCGCGATGCGCGAGATCCCGACCTTCACGTGGGGCGCGATCTTCCAGGACCGCGAGGCCGCCCGGTACCGCCGCGTCACCCGCGCCGCTGCCGAGATCACCAACCTCGACCTGCCGGAGCGCGCCGCCGCGATGCTCGACGACCAGCAGGTGGCCGAGAAGACCTTCGTGATGTGGGACATCATCCACGACCGCACCCACATGCGCGGCGATCTGCCGTTCGACCCGTTCATGATCAAGCAGCGCATGCCGTTCTTCCTCTACTCGCTCGAGGAGATGCGCTGCGACATGACGGCGTTCCGCGAATCGGTGAAGATCGAGCGTGCCCTCGCCGCGCGCATCGCGGCCGGCGAAGTGCTCACCGACACCGAGCAGGAGATGCACGACTACGCGCACCTCGTGCAGTACGCGGTGATCTTCGACCGGATCTTCCGTTTCTCGATCACAGGCACCCGCACGCGCAACTACGACGCGGTCGGCGGTCAGCTGCTGTTCGCGTGGCTGCACCAGCGCGGTGTGCTGCACTGGACCGACACCGCTCTCGCCTTCGACTGGGACAACGTGCCGGATGCCGTCGTGGCACTGGGCGACGCGATCGACGACCTGTACTGGCACTCGATCGACCGCCCCAAGGTCGCGCACTGGCTGGCGGCGTACGAGCTCGTCCGCGGCACCCTCACCCCGCACCCGGCGTCGCAGTGGGCGCGCGGTCTGTCCGACGAGATCCTCGCCGGCGCGCCGAAGGGCTACACGGATGCGGTGATGGACGACGAATTCCCGCTGTCGATGTTCTTCGAGACCCTCGACAAGAAGATGAAGCCCGTCATCGAGTCGACGGTCGGCATCCGCGGCACCGACGACTGA
- a CDS encoding SDR family oxidoreductase, whose translation MTDHQDISGRTVLLAGATSAAGLAATRTLRSAGAQVIATGRSTERLQELADAGAQIEVADATSLAEMTDLAARIGRVDAVVPLVGGWRGGGGLAGQSDEDFAALLPALEAVRATSRAFDAALQASDAGRFAIVSSTAVARPLAGGANYAAIKAASEAWARAVAQGFAKAARESGEPLRAASVVYRAKSLDPQSLASRIRALWDMDAADLNDRVIDLA comes from the coding sequence ATGACCGATCACCAGGACATCTCCGGCCGCACGGTTCTGCTCGCCGGAGCGACGAGCGCCGCAGGCCTCGCCGCGACCCGTACGCTGCGGTCTGCCGGCGCTCAGGTCATCGCGACCGGGCGCTCGACCGAACGGCTGCAGGAGTTGGCGGATGCCGGCGCGCAGATCGAGGTCGCCGATGCGACCTCCCTCGCCGAGATGACGGATCTGGCAGCCCGCATCGGCCGCGTGGATGCCGTCGTGCCCCTGGTCGGCGGATGGCGCGGTGGTGGCGGGCTCGCCGGGCAGAGCGACGAGGACTTCGCCGCGCTGCTCCCCGCGCTCGAGGCGGTGCGCGCGACCAGCCGCGCGTTCGACGCGGCACTGCAGGCGTCGGATGCCGGACGTTTCGCGATCGTGTCGTCCACCGCTGTCGCCCGCCCGCTCGCCGGTGGCGCGAACTATGCCGCGATCAAGGCCGCGAGCGAGGCGTGGGCCCGGGCGGTCGCGCAGGGCTTCGCGAAGGCAGCCCGCGAGTCCGGCGAACCGCTGCGCGCGGCATCCGTCGTGTACCGGGCGAAGTCCCTCGACCCGCAGAGTCTCGCCAGCCGCATCCGCGCCTTGTGGGACATGGATGCTGCGGACCTCAACGACCGTGTGATCGACCTCGCCTGA
- a CDS encoding MFS transporter: MQRTAAKTAFANVLVNTLIANVTTSFLWFALTFWVYIETQSVLATGIIGGAYMLMVAFFAMFFGTIVDRHRKHTVMLLSSVISAIAFLLAGVLYVWQPESALLDLGGPWFWLFSAVILFGGVIEQLRNIALSTTVTLLVPEDKRANANGLVGTVQGLAFLVTSVFSGLSIGFLGMGWTLAIAIVAMGFTFVHLLFIRIPEGTPEADPEAKSALDFRGSVRAIRLAPGLFALIIFSTFNNLIGGVYMALMDPYGLTLFNAQMWGFALAFASTGFLIGGLLVAKFGLGAKPMRTMLLVVIAMGLLGSVFMLREWWPLYVLGMWVYMALVPPVEAAEQTVIQKVVPFERQGRVFGVAAAMEAAAAPITAFLIAPIAEFLIIPYMKTREGQQQWGWLLGEGEARGIALICLFAGLIMVVVGTLAFFTKSYRQLTELYTNAPDPVPEQEGERDAGNDPESVAAEGELPDAVSSGRESRDGARRFDAPPIVPGMPPDAR, translated from the coding sequence ATGCAGCGCACCGCAGCGAAGACGGCCTTCGCGAATGTCCTCGTCAACACGTTGATCGCCAACGTCACGACGAGCTTCCTGTGGTTCGCGCTCACGTTCTGGGTGTACATCGAGACGCAGTCCGTGCTGGCCACCGGAATCATCGGCGGCGCGTACATGTTGATGGTCGCGTTCTTCGCGATGTTCTTCGGCACGATCGTCGATCGGCACCGCAAACACACCGTCATGCTGCTCTCGAGCGTCATCTCGGCCATCGCGTTCCTGCTGGCCGGCGTGCTGTACGTGTGGCAGCCCGAGAGCGCGCTGCTCGACCTCGGCGGACCGTGGTTCTGGCTGTTCTCAGCGGTCATCCTCTTCGGCGGCGTGATCGAGCAGCTGCGCAACATCGCCCTGTCGACCACGGTCACGCTGCTCGTGCCTGAAGACAAGCGTGCGAACGCCAACGGTCTCGTCGGCACCGTGCAGGGTCTCGCCTTCCTGGTGACGAGCGTCTTCTCGGGACTCTCGATCGGGTTCCTCGGCATGGGGTGGACCCTCGCGATCGCGATCGTCGCGATGGGGTTCACCTTCGTGCACCTGCTCTTCATCCGTATTCCCGAGGGCACCCCCGAAGCCGACCCCGAGGCGAAGAGTGCCCTGGACTTCCGCGGGAGCGTGCGCGCGATCCGGTTGGCGCCCGGTCTGTTCGCCCTGATCATCTTCTCGACCTTCAACAACCTCATCGGCGGCGTCTACATGGCGCTCATGGATCCCTACGGACTCACGCTGTTCAACGCGCAGATGTGGGGTTTCGCTCTGGCCTTCGCCTCGACGGGGTTCCTGATCGGTGGACTCCTGGTGGCGAAGTTCGGTCTCGGTGCGAAGCCGATGCGCACGATGCTCCTCGTCGTGATCGCGATGGGGCTCCTGGGGTCCGTCTTCATGCTGCGCGAGTGGTGGCCGCTGTATGTGCTGGGCATGTGGGTCTACATGGCGCTGGTGCCCCCGGTGGAGGCGGCGGAGCAGACGGTGATCCAGAAGGTCGTGCCGTTCGAGCGTCAGGGGCGCGTGTTCGGCGTCGCTGCGGCGATGGAGGCGGCCGCAGCCCCGATCACCGCATTCCTGATCGCGCCGATCGCCGAGTTCCTGATCATCCCGTACATGAAGACGCGGGAGGGGCAGCAGCAGTGGGGGTGGCTCCTCGGTGAAGGTGAGGCCCGCGGCATCGCGCTGATCTGCCTGTTCGCGGGACTGATCATGGTCGTGGTCGGCACGCTCGCGTTCTTCACGAAGTCATACCGTCAGCTCACCGAGCTGTACACGAACGCCCCGGATCCGGTGCCTGAACAAGAGGGCGAGAGGGATGCCGGGAACGACCCCGAGTCGGTCGCCGCAGAGGGTGAGCTGCCGGATGCCGTGTCGTCGGGCCGGGAGTCGCGCGACGGCGCCAGGAGGTTTGACGCCCCGCCGATCGTTCCAGGGATGCCGCCTGACGCACGGTGA
- a CDS encoding threonine aldolase family protein — protein sequence MSIQHDPAIRGFASDNYSGIHPEVLAAIAEANDGHQGAYGSDVYTARLQEVFQEQFGDGVEAFPVFNGTGANVTGLQSMLPRWGAVIAASTAHINVDEGGAPEKIGGFKLLTVPTEDGKLTPELIDREAWGWGDEHRAQPLVVSITQSTELGTLYTAEEIRAIADHAHERGMKLHLDGARLSNAAAALDLPLRAFTRDAGVDVLSFGGTKNGAMLGEAVVVLNPAASDGLVYSRKFNMQLSSKMRFVSAQLIALLEGDLWLRNARHANAMAARLRGEIEAGIAAGSINGVSFTQPTQSNGVFATVPDGVADALRESFRFYDWDAARNEVRWMCSFDTHESDVDAFVTELSRLTAP from the coding sequence GTGAGCATCCAGCATGACCCCGCGATCCGGGGCTTCGCCAGCGACAACTATTCCGGCATCCACCCCGAGGTCCTCGCGGCCATCGCGGAGGCCAACGACGGGCACCAGGGTGCGTACGGCAGCGACGTCTACACGGCTCGGCTGCAGGAGGTCTTCCAGGAGCAGTTCGGCGACGGCGTCGAGGCGTTCCCCGTGTTCAACGGAACCGGAGCGAACGTCACAGGACTCCAGTCGATGCTGCCGCGCTGGGGCGCCGTGATCGCGGCCTCCACGGCCCACATCAACGTCGACGAGGGTGGCGCCCCCGAGAAGATCGGCGGCTTCAAGCTGCTCACGGTCCCGACCGAGGACGGCAAGCTCACCCCCGAGCTCATCGACCGCGAGGCGTGGGGCTGGGGCGACGAGCACCGGGCACAGCCGCTGGTCGTGTCGATCACGCAGTCGACCGAGCTCGGCACGCTGTACACCGCAGAAGAGATCCGTGCGATCGCCGACCACGCCCATGAGCGCGGTATGAAGCTGCACCTCGACGGTGCGCGACTGTCGAATGCCGCCGCCGCACTCGACCTGCCGCTGCGCGCCTTCACGCGCGACGCCGGCGTCGACGTGCTGAGCTTCGGCGGCACCAAGAACGGCGCCATGCTCGGCGAGGCGGTCGTGGTGCTGAACCCCGCGGCATCCGATGGACTCGTCTACTCCCGCAAGTTCAACATGCAGCTGTCGTCGAAGATGCGCTTCGTCTCGGCACAGCTGATCGCGCTGCTCGAGGGCGACCTGTGGCTGCGCAACGCCCGGCACGCGAACGCCATGGCCGCACGACTGCGCGGCGAGATCGAGGCCGGCATCGCGGCAGGCTCCATCAACGGCGTCTCGTTCACCCAGCCGACGCAGTCCAACGGCGTCTTCGCAACTGTCCCCGATGGTGTCGCCGATGCCCTGCGCGAGTCGTTCCGCTTCTACGACTGGGATGCGGCGCGCAATGAGGTGCGCTGGATGTGCAGCTTCGACACGCACGAGTCCGACGTCGACGCGTTCGTCACCGAGCTGTCGCGCCTCACCGCACCCTGA
- a CDS encoding NUDIX hydrolase family protein → MAVRTPDPDPEPDDGLGAYGDGQQPTRDSNPGWLSEFELAEARRHLPMLYVEAIPVRTDGSGQVIEIGILLRSTPMGEMTRTIVSGRVRFGETIRDALFRHVENDLGPMAFPLLPPQPLPFTVAEYFPIPGVSAYHDDRQHAVSLAFVVPVTGTCEPRQDALEVTWFSPEAAGSDAVAAEMEGGRGTLIRQALANLGLLR, encoded by the coding sequence ATGGCCGTTCGCACACCTGATCCCGATCCTGAGCCCGACGACGGCCTCGGAGCTTACGGCGACGGGCAGCAGCCCACCCGAGACTCCAACCCCGGCTGGCTGAGCGAGTTCGAACTCGCGGAGGCGCGTCGGCACCTGCCGATGCTCTACGTCGAGGCGATCCCCGTACGCACCGACGGCTCGGGTCAGGTGATCGAGATCGGCATCCTGCTGCGGTCCACACCGATGGGCGAGATGACGCGGACGATCGTCTCCGGCCGCGTGCGCTTCGGCGAGACCATCCGCGATGCGCTCTTCCGCCACGTCGAGAACGACCTCGGACCCATGGCGTTCCCGCTGCTGCCGCCGCAGCCGCTTCCCTTCACGGTCGCCGAGTACTTCCCCATCCCCGGCGTCAGCGCCTATCACGACGACCGTCAGCACGCGGTCTCGCTGGCCTTCGTCGTGCCCGTCACCGGCACGTGCGAGCCGCGTCAGGACGCTCTCGAGGTCACCTGGTTCTCGCCGGAGGCCGCCGGATCCGACGCGGTCGCTGCCGAGATGGAGGGCGGCAGGGGCACGCTGATCCGACAGGCCCTCGCGAACCTGGGCCTGCTGCGCTGA
- a CDS encoding alpha/beta hydrolase has product MSEKLTIDDAATRWSTPDRAGMPLVVLLHGYGADEHDLFGLVPHLPEGIAAASVAAPLTPPWPMPGRSWYPIEGLDGRSADAVTAAADAFLRWLDTAATGASSVALLGFSQGAAVALQALRLAPERFGAVAALSGYAAPGELPHDDDLKELRPPVFWGRGSHDDVIPPALIDHTAQWLPEHSELSGRVYIGLTHSISEEELVDVRLFLTKWVEGITP; this is encoded by the coding sequence GTGAGCGAGAAACTGACGATCGACGACGCCGCGACGCGCTGGTCGACGCCCGACCGCGCCGGGATGCCGCTGGTGGTGCTGCTGCACGGCTACGGCGCCGACGAGCACGACCTGTTCGGGCTCGTCCCCCACCTGCCCGAGGGCATCGCCGCCGCATCCGTGGCCGCGCCGCTCACACCGCCATGGCCCATGCCCGGCCGCTCCTGGTACCCGATCGAGGGCCTCGACGGGCGCAGTGCAGATGCGGTGACCGCCGCCGCCGACGCCTTCCTCCGGTGGCTCGACACCGCGGCGACCGGGGCATCCTCCGTCGCCCTGCTGGGATTCTCGCAGGGTGCAGCAGTGGCGCTGCAGGCCCTACGGCTGGCTCCGGAGCGCTTCGGCGCCGTGGCAGCCCTCAGTGGCTATGCGGCGCCGGGTGAGCTGCCGCACGACGACGATCTGAAGGAGCTGCGGCCGCCGGTGTTCTGGGGACGCGGTTCGCACGACGACGTCATCCCTCCGGCACTGATCGATCACACCGCGCAGTGGCTGCCCGAGCACTCCGAGCTGTCCGGCCGTGTCTACATCGGCCTCACCCACAGCATCTCCGAGGAGGAGCTCGTCGACGTGCGGCTGTTCCTGACCAAGTGGGTCGAGGGCATCACGCCCTGA
- a CDS encoding ABC-F family ATP-binding cassette domain-containing protein, with protein MSTPTLHASVTLDRLTFTWPDGSIALDQVSGSFGAGRTGLVGRNGSGKSTLLRLMAGELTPTAGALSSSGEVAYLPQRLTLDVDRRVADLLGVAPALDAVRAITAGDVDPVHFDTVGDDWDIEARAEVSLAEAGLAPDFLDRRVGELSGGEAVLVAIAGIRLRRAPITLLDEPTNNLDRDARAKLAAMVAAWKGTLIVVSHDVSLLELMDDTAELYAHTLSVFGGPYSQWRAWLDAEQDAAKQAEREAAQSVRKEKRQRIEAETKLAHRARTAKKAEREKRVPKIVAHGRKMAAEVSAGKLRTEVGAKEDAARAAHDEAGRRIRSDASMKIELPDPQVSRTRRIATIGDGERSWVVQGPERVALVGRNGAGKTTLLERLVASAGVVADGARVHDSGETGLPSLETPDSAEDGLDFLSCERPPLQARAHTALVAYLPQRVDGLEEGRSVFENIAAAAPHVPEKELRNRLARFLIRGATADRPIDSLSGGERFRVALATLLLADPAPHLVVLDEPTNNLDIDTVDQLIEALRAYRGAVLIVSHDDAFLARLDLDLRLEIDADGALREADAS; from the coding sequence ATGTCCACCCCTACCCTTCACGCCTCGGTCACTCTGGACCGACTCACCTTCACCTGGCCCGACGGCTCGATCGCGCTGGATCAGGTGTCCGGCTCATTCGGCGCCGGTCGCACGGGCCTCGTCGGCCGCAACGGCTCCGGCAAGTCCACGCTGCTGCGCCTGATGGCGGGCGAGCTGACACCGACCGCCGGCGCGCTCAGCAGCAGCGGAGAGGTCGCCTACCTGCCGCAGCGGCTCACGCTCGACGTCGATCGCCGGGTCGCCGATCTCCTCGGCGTCGCGCCGGCGCTCGATGCAGTGCGTGCGATCACCGCGGGCGACGTCGACCCTGTGCACTTCGACACGGTCGGCGACGACTGGGACATCGAGGCGCGCGCGGAGGTGTCGCTCGCCGAGGCCGGCCTCGCCCCGGACTTCCTCGACCGTCGTGTCGGCGAGCTCTCGGGCGGCGAGGCCGTGCTGGTGGCGATCGCCGGCATCCGCCTGCGTCGCGCACCCATCACGCTGCTCGATGAACCGACCAACAACCTCGACCGCGACGCGCGCGCGAAGCTCGCCGCCATGGTCGCGGCCTGGAAGGGCACCCTGATCGTGGTGAGCCACGATGTCTCGTTGCTGGAGCTGATGGACGACACCGCCGAGCTGTACGCGCACACGCTGAGCGTGTTCGGCGGACCGTACTCGCAGTGGCGCGCCTGGCTGGACGCCGAGCAGGATGCCGCGAAGCAGGCGGAGCGCGAAGCGGCGCAGTCCGTGCGCAAGGAGAAGCGGCAGCGCATCGAGGCCGAGACCAAGCTCGCGCATCGGGCACGCACGGCGAAGAAGGCCGAGCGGGAGAAGCGTGTGCCGAAGATCGTGGCGCATGGTCGCAAGATGGCCGCGGAGGTGTCGGCAGGCAAGCTGCGCACCGAGGTCGGGGCGAAGGAGGATGCCGCCCGTGCCGCACACGACGAGGCCGGCCGCCGCATCCGCTCCGACGCCTCGATGAAGATCGAGCTCCCGGACCCACAGGTGTCCCGCACCCGACGCATCGCGACGATCGGCGACGGCGAGCGGTCGTGGGTGGTCCAGGGACCGGAGCGGGTGGCGCTGGTCGGGCGCAACGGCGCAGGGAAGACGACGCTGTTGGAGCGCCTGGTGGCGAGTGCGGGTGTCGTCGCCGACGGCGCGCGCGTTCATGACTCAGGAGAAACGGGGCTTCCGAGCCTCGAAACACCCGATTCCGCCGAAGATGGCCTGGATTTCCTGAGCTGCGAACGGCCGCCGTTGCAGGCGCGCGCACACACCGCGCTGGTCGCCTACCTGCCGCAGCGCGTGGACGGGCTCGAGGAAGGCCGCTCGGTGTTCGAGAACATCGCCGCGGCGGCGCCGCACGTACCGGAGAAGGAGCTGCGCAACCGGCTCGCGCGGTTCCTGATCCGCGGCGCGACGGCCGATCGGCCGATCGACTCGCTGTCGGGAGGCGAGCGGTTCCGGGTGGCGCTGGCGACGCTGCTCCTCGCGGATCCGGCGCCGCACCTCGTGGTGCTCGACGAACCGACCAACAACCTCGACATCGACACGGTCGACCAGCTCATCGAGGCGCTGCGCGCCTATCGCGGAGCAGTGCTGATCGTGAGCCACGACGACGCGTTCCTCGCGCGGCTCGACCTGGATCTACGGCTGGAGATCGACGCCGACGGCGCGCTGCGGGAGGCGGACGCGAGCTGA